The Deltaproteobacteria bacterium genomic interval GTCGTTCGGGCAGATTATGGGAAGAGAGTTTGGAAGGGTGGCCGAGTGGTTGTCCGCCAGAGGCGGATCCGCCTTAGGCGGAAAGGTAAGAAGATATTAAAAGAGCTTTTGGAGAGGTGGGTGAGTGGTTGAAACCGTCGGTCTCGAAAACCGATATACCCTAAAAGGGTATCGAGAGTTCGAATCTCTCCCTCTCCGCATGTCCCCGAGTAGTGACCCCTGTTGCCACGAGTCTCCGAGAGCCGCCTCGCCCGGATGGGGAAAACGTTTTCTAGGGAATAAGCTCCTCCTCATCGGTCTGGCAGACCTCCTCCTTTATAGTAGCGGGTTTGTCTTTCCCCCCTTGAGGCCGTTTCAGGAGTCATTCCGTGGTTACCTCCGAATGATCTGGTGGGCGCTCGCCTTTGGTTTCCTGCTGGCGGGAGTCATCGACCGGTATATCCCGACCGAATATGTCTCCAAGATCCTGGCCCGTCCTTCCAAGAAAACCATTCTCTACGCCTCCGGCCTCGGGGTATTGATGAGCGCCTGCAGTCACGGCATCCTGGCGATCGCAATAGAGCTCCACAGAAAAGGGGCCTCGGGACCGGCAGTCATCAGCTTCCTCCTGGGAAGCCCCTGGGCCAATCTGCCGGTGACACTCCTGTTGATCGGATTTTTTCATGGCAAGGGATTGGTGATTATCGGTGCCGCCCTAGGAGTCGCGATCACTACCGGTCTTCTCCTGCAACTCCTGGATCGTTGGGGATGGATTGAAACGAATAAGAACACGGCCATGATCGATCCTGATTTTTCGATCCGCACCGATCTTTACCGCCGGTGGCAGGAACGTCAGTGGGATGGCAAGACCCTCATTTCCGATGCGAGAGAAATCTTCAAAGGGGCGGTGGCCATGGCCAACATGATCGGTTGGTGGCTTCTCTTGGGGATTA includes:
- a CDS encoding permease, with the protein product MSPSSDPCCHESPRAASPGWGKRFLGNKLLLIGLADLLLYSSGFVFPPLRPFQESFRGYLRMIWWALAFGFLLAGVIDRYIPTEYVSKILARPSKKTILYASGLGVLMSACSHGILAIAIELHRKGASGPAVISFLLGSPWANLPVTLLLIGFFHGKGLVIIGAALGVAITTGLLLQLLDRWGWIETNKNTAMIDPDFSIRTDLYRRWQERQWDGKTLISDAREIFKGAVAMANMIGWWLLLGITLAGLISAFVPSHLFHTYLGPSLTGLLLTLAAATVIEVCSEGSAPLAFEIYRQTGAFGNTFTFLMGGVVTDYTEIGLVWTNLGWKTSLWMVALTVPQVLLIGWLMNQVF